Proteins from a genomic interval of Polyodon spathula isolate WHYD16114869_AA chromosome 1, ASM1765450v1, whole genome shotgun sequence:
- the LOC121319543 gene encoding transmembrane protein 174-like, whose translation MDQSRSYTNHTITNINTNNGNNSTEDVSVNVFSVTPYPPSNSDIEVSDGDKAGATLLFSGVFLGLVGITFTVMGWIKYDGSTYFEWTQLLGPILLSVGVTFVLIAVCKFRMLTCKTCKQADDRVTEGEQPPCGQSFVFTGINQPITFHGATVVQYLPPPHGSPAQDGNVMTAASAPSANRSQSSTPQTGAPGTTICPPQYFTIFPLDNPSFVGEEHCPPYQRSNIDDCRVDETQEELDEKTTGDEPPENLAPPAYEEIFSLSLSSDSTT comes from the exons ATGGATCAGTCACGCAGTTACACTAATCATACTATTACTAACATCAACACCAATAACGGTAATAACAGTACAGAAGATGTATCAGTGAATGTTTTCTCTGTGACTCCTTACCCGCCCAGCAACTCCGATATCGAAGTGTCCGATGGTGACAAAGCTGGAGCTACCTTGTTGTTTTCTGGTGTCTTCTTGGGCTTGGTTGGAATAACCTTTACGGTTATGGGATGGATCAAATATGACGGAAGTACATACTTCGAATGGACTCAGCTACTCGGACCCATCCTCCTGTCTGTCGGAGTCACATTTGTCTTAATCGCTGTCTGCAAGTTCAGGATGCTCACATGTAAGACATGCAAGCAGGCTGACGACAGGGTGACAGAGGGGGAGCAGCCACCCTGTGGTCAGTCCTTTGTTTTTACGGGTATTAATCAACCCATAACGTTCCATGGAGCTACTGTGGTCCAGTACCTTCCCCCTCCACATGGCTCCCCGGCACAGGATGGCAATGTCATGACCGCGGCTTCAGCACCTTCTGCAAACAGGTCTCAGAGCAGTACCCCACAGACCGGGGCACCAGGAACCACGATATGCCCCCCACAATACTTCACAATATTCCCCCTGGATAATCCGTCCTTTGTTGGTGAAGAACACTGCCCCCCTTACCAGAGATCAAACATCGATGATTGCAG GGTTGATGAGACGCAAGAGGAGCTGGATGAGAAAACTACAGGAGACGAGCCACCAGAAAACCTCGCTCCGCCCGCTTATGAAGAAATATTCTCGCTTTCCTTGTCATCTGACAGCACCACATAG